The Changchengzhania lutea genomic sequence ATTGAAAAGGCCACAGCACGAACATGATCTGAAATGACCCGGATGGCTACATCTGCTTTTTCGTCCTTGCCATAACTTTTATTGGTGATGGTCTCTATTTCTTTAATGATTGGTATAAAAACATCGGTATCATAATTGGACTGAACACCTTGCAATACCATACATAAACGTTCAAAACCCATGCCCGTATCGATATGCTTATCGGGCAAGTTTTCTAAATTACCGCTAGCTTTTCGGTTGTATTGCATGAATACCAAATTCCATATTTCTACAACTTGCGGATGATCTTGATTCACCAATTCTTTACCAGAAACTTTTGCTTTCTCCTCTTTGGAGCGAATATCTACATGTATTTCACTACATGGGCCACAGGGACCTTGATCTCCCATTTCCCAAAAGTTATCTTTCTTATTTCCTTTTAAAATACGATCTTCACTTATAAACTGTTTCCAATAATCGTAAGCCTCCGTATCCATAGGAAGCTTATCTGCATCGTCGCTACCTTCAAAAATTGTAACGTATAAAATATCCTTATCTATCCCGTAAACTTCAGTCAATAATTCCCATGCCCAGGCAATAGCTTCTTTCTTAAAGTAATCACCAAAACTCCAGTTTCCTAACATTTCAAATAAGGTATGGTGATAGGTATCGTAACCTACCTCTTCCAAATCATTGTGCTTCCCTGAAACACGTAAGCATTTTTGGGAATCTGCCAGTCTACTGTTTTTGGGTTGCGCATTGCCTAAAAAGTATTCTTTAAAAGGTGCCATTCCAGAATTTACAAACATAAGTGTTGGGTCATCCTTGACCACCATAGGTGCGGATGGCACAATGCTATGCTGCTTTCCTTCAAAAAAATTTAAAAATGTTGAGCGTATATCTTTTGACTTCATTTAGTACTATTAAAAACGGTATTTATAAAAGGGTTTGCCTAAACCAAACCTTTTTTTATATTTAAACACAAATCTATTTCAAAATTTACATGTACCTGCAAATCCAAACCTTTTTTATCATTTAGTTTTACTAAATTTACAATGAAAATATTTCGTAGGTTTGTTTTTTTTGGTTATAAATTAAAAGGCATAACTTTGTTGATATTTTCAGCAAAAATAGTATAAATTACGCAATGAGTAAGGTAAAATATTATTACGATTCTGAATCGCTTTCTTATAGGAAAATAGAGCGAAAAAAAAGAACCACTTTTAAATATGGATTCATGTTTATTTTGGCGACTTCTCTTTTTGCGTTTATTTTTGTTTTCATAGCTGGTCAATACTTGGAATCTCCTAAAGAAAAAGCCTTAAAGCGTGAACTGCACAATGCTCAACTTCAATTTGAACTACTTAATAAAAAAATGGATGCTGCCGCTGCAGTTTTAGCGAATGTAGCAGAGCGGGACAATAATATCTATCGCCTTTATTTTGAAGCTAACCCCATTCCTGATGAGCAACGTAAAGCAGGTTTTGGAGGTATTAACAGATACAAAAATCTGGAAGGTTTTGATAATTCAAAATTAATTATAGAGAGCCATAAGCGTTTGGATATTTTACAAAAGCAAATAGTCGTTCAATCGAAATCACTCGATGAAATTGCGATACTTGCTAAAGAAAAAGAAAAACTATTAGCGGCTATACCAGCCATTCAACCTGTTAGTAATGAGGAATTATCACGTATGGCTTCGGGTTACGGTATGCGCTCGGATCCCTTCACTAAAGTACGGAAAATGCATTGGGGCATGGATTTTACAGCCCCTAGAGGCACGCCTATATATGCCAGTGGTGATGGTGTGGTAGTTAGAGCAGATGCGGGGTCAACGGGTTATGGCAAACATATTAGAATTGATCACGGTTACGGCTATACAAGCCTATACGCACATTTATACAAATACAATGTGAGAAAAAATCAAAAGGTGAAACGAGGCGACTTAATTGGATTTGTGGGTAGTACAGGACGTTCTCAAGCACCACATTTACATTATGAGATTTTCAAGGATGGTGATCGTATCAACCCTATAAATTTTTACTATGGAAGTTTAACCGCAGAAGAATTTAATGACCTTTTAAAACGTGCTACTCTTGAAAACCAATCGTTAGATTAAATGTATATAGATTTACCAGAAAAAAGATATTACAGTATTGGTGAAGTGGCTAAAGCATTTGGCGTAAACACGTCCCTTATTCGTTTTTGGGAAAAAGAATTCGATGTTTTAAAACCTAAAAAAAACGCCAAAGGCAATCGAAAATTCACACCAGAAGATATAAAAAATCTTAAGTTCATCTATCATTTGGTAAAAGAACGTGGATTTACACTTGAGGGGGCAAAAATTCATTTGAAAGAAGACAAACAAGCAGCCCTCAATAATTTCGAAATTATCAGTAAACTAGAAGACGTTAAAAATCAACTTATTAAAATAAAACAACACCTTTAAACAACACTATTATGAAAAAATGGCTTATTCCAGTTATTGTTATTGCAGTAATCATTTTCGGACTCTATTCATGGGGAAAGAATTTTAATAACACTGCGGTTAATTTAAATGAAAACGTAAAAGAAGCTTGGGGAAATGTTCAAACATCGTATCAAAGGCGAAATGATTTAATTGGTAATTTGGTAAATACAGTAAAAGGTGCTGCCGATTTTGAAAAAAGCACTTTAGAGGCTGTGATAAAAGCAAGAAGTCAAGCCACCCAAACCACTATTGACCCTTCCAATATTACACCAGAACAACTGCAACAATTTAATGAGGCTCAAGGCGGTTTAAGTAGCGCCTTGTCAAGATTATTGGTAACCGTTGAACGGTATCCTGAATTGAAGGCCAATCAGAATTTCCTGAAACTTCAAGATGAATTAACAAGTACTGAGAATACGATTCAAACAGCCAGAACAAGGTATAATGAAGCCATTAAGCCTTACAACGTACATGTTAATACGTTTCCTAATACCATTCTTGCTGGCATTTTAAACTTTGATGAAAAACCTTATTTTGATGCTGAAGCGGGTGCAGAAAAACCTGTAGAAGTTGAGTTTGATTTTAAATAGAACCTATGTCTAAAATAGAAGATTTTCTTTCCGTTGAAGAGGAACAGGAAATTATAGAAGCTATTAGAGTAGCCGAAAAAAACACCTCTGGTGAAATTCGAGTGCATATTGAAAAATCATCGACACTGGATGCTTTTGACCGCGCCATGGAATTATTTCATGTGCTTAAAATGGACAACACAAAACTATCTAACGGTGTTTTAATTTATGTAGCCGTAGAAGATAAGACCTTCGTTATTTATGGCGATAAGGGCATCAATGATGTGGTAAGTCCAGATTTCTGGGATAGCACTAAAGATGTGATGCAAAACCATTTTAAATCCGGTCACTTTAAACAAGGGTTATTAGAAGGCATCTTAAAGGCTGGCGAACAATTACAAAAATACTTTCCTTGGCAGCACGATGATGTGAATGAGCTACCAAATGATATTTCTAAAGGGTAAAGGTTTAATATGAGCTATTCATTTTTTAATATTTCGAATAACAACACCATGAAAATGAAGCCTTTATTTTTGGGTATATTGTTTACGATCTTTTCAGTATCCATAGGATTTGCGCAATACGATATTCCAGAAATCCCCAAAGAACAGACCAGTGTTTATGATTACATCAATCTCCTAACACCATCGCAAGCAACTAGTCTTGAACAAAAACTTATTCGATATTCCGATACCACTTCTACTCAAATAGTTGTTGCCATCATCAGTACTTCTAAAGGTGAAAATATCGGTTTACTCGCCCCAAGATGGGCCCAAAAATGGGGAATAGGACAAGCTAAGGAAGACAACGGTGTTTTTATTTTACTAGCAAAAGAAGATCGAAAAATATGGATTTCTCCAGGCTATGGTGTTGAAGACAGATTAACTGCTGGTATTGTGGGACAGCTTACAAGGGATGTTATTATTCCTGAGTTTAAACGTGATGACTATTATAGTGGCCTTGATAAAGGTTCTGATGCCATATTTGAAGTGCTGACGGGCGCTTATCAGGGGACTAGAAAAGTTTCCAACAACGACGGACCACCTATTGGTTTTGGAGTTTTATTGTTCATCGTATTTATCATCATAATCCTATCAATTTCCAAGAACAGACGTGGTGGTGGAAAGGGTGGCAATAGAGGTAACCGTTCTAAAGGGATCAGTATTTTAGAAGCCATTATACTAAGCAATATGGGCCGAGGCAACTATCGTGGCGGAAGCTCTGGCGGTTTTGGCGGAAGTTCTGGTGGTGGCTTTGGAGGTGGTGGTTTCGGTGGCGGCTTTGGCGGCGGCGGCTTTTCCGGTGGTGGCGCTGGTGGAAGTTGGTAAACTAAAATCTATAGAAATGCCCGCCATCATTAGTTTCACCCTTTTTCCCTAAGCTATTAAATTTCCAGCTAAAACTCAGCATAAAATACTGTTGTAATACTGTACTTTGGGAATCTTGAATATAATTCTCGGTAGCTGTACGTCTCGCATTTGTATTTTGATTTAGTACATCGTATGCTTTTAATGTTAGGGTGGCTTGATCTTTTAATAAAGAGTATGCTAAAGTAGAATTCCAAAACCAGGCACTCTTTTGAAAACCATCTGCAATATTTGGATTGTAATTATATTGAATTTCATTACGCCATTCAAAATGCTTTGGAAAAAATGTAGCTGTACCTAAGTTTAAGGAATGATACAGGAATTCTCTATCTTCAAAAGATGGAATGTCATACGTGTTTTTTGTGAAATTTATGGAGTAGCGTGGTCTAAATTCCATGATATCCTTCCATGTAAACAAAACATTTATGTTTGGTGATAATGACTGCACATTGCTAGCATATTGGACACCATTATTAAAATTCACGTTTCTGTTAATATTCGTATAAATACCAGCACCATATTTAATGGTCCTTAAGGTGTCCATTTTAACACTTTTGGTATAATTCACACCACCGCCAATACGGTAATTGCCATCAACATTCGTATAGGTGGTGCGTCTCACAAAATTCTCATCGATCGTGGTATTTGATACGACTTGATTATCTGTAATCTGGCCATTAAACCAGCTATAAAATCCCGTGCCTTTTTGAAAATCGTAATTATTATACCCAGCATACATCCTGTGATTGTTTACCGGTTTCAAATTTGGATTCCCCACCACAGTATTTAAAGGGTCTGAAACATTTTGAAAGGCCTGCAACTGATTAAGTTGTGGCGGATTGTTATTTAGACGATAACTAGCATAAACAGAAGATTTAGGACTAAAACGATAATTAAACCGTGCCCTAAGTTCCACAGCCTCGAAATCGCGCTTTAAATTAGATTCTGGTCTTAGGAAATCTGTGTTTTCTAAAGTTCTAAAAACATAGCTCGTTTTAAATCGTGCAGACCACTTTTTATTTCTATAATTAATTGATATGGCTGGTTTTTGCACGGCATCAACATATTCAAAATCTGTACTTAAATCGATATTAAAAACATTGTAATCACCGTTAATATCTTTATCAAAAGTACTTTGCTTATCACTACGTTTATCTCTATTATACCTATATTCAAAATTTAAAAACAATTCTTTAGCAATAAGGGGAAGATTATAATTTATTTCGGTTCCGAACGTGTTGGTCTTATTTTCACCGTCTGTATATTGGTCCCTTAATGTATTATTAGGGGTGTCACCGTAAACATTGGTTTCAGAATTTAAAAAATCATCAGTATCCCTACTGTTGATTTCATTCTCTATACTAAACTCTAAATAGGCGCCTTTAGAACCAAACTTTTTAGTAATATCGATATCATTACTAAAATTTCTCCCTGAGGTTTCCACAACAGATTCAGTTTCAGAATCATTATTCAGCACATTATCAGCATCACGTGATGTTTCTGAACGTGAAAATTCATTCCGGTTTTTTGAATAGCGTAAAGACGGCTCAATATTTATTAATAACGTTGAATCAATTTCAATATCAAACTCTAAATTAGCACTATGATTATCGCTACGGTTAAAAGACCTCGACTCTGAAGTTGTAAAATATCTGGCATCCGGTAAGATATTTTCGCGTTCTGTGGTGGTTACATTATCAGAATCGCTGCCAGAATAAAAATAATCTGCTGATACATCAACCCCTTCACTTAGCACATCTGCATAATTAACACCCGAATTCTTAGAAGCGGTAATACCTTGTCCTCCTCCAAAAGAACGCCCATCTATATTAAAAGAGCCATTACTATTGAAGCTTACGGCATTACCGCGACCAAACATTTTACTGATTTCCCCAAAACTAAAACCAGGCGAATTGGTATTATTCCCTCCAACTAATACGCTAATACGTTGATCGTTATCAAATCGATTAAACATGCCCGCAAACTCATAAGTTTCTTCTGTACCGGCACCTGCCGAAACACGCCCAAAAACCCCTTTATTGTTTTCTTCCTTAATGGTTAAATTAATGGTTTTACTCTCATCATCGCCATCCTCTCCAGAAAAAGCCTGTGCCTTGGTTTTAGTATCTACAACCTGAATTTTTTCTATAATTTCTTTGGTTAAATTTCGCGTGGTTATGGTCGGGTCGTTTCCAAAAAAGGGTTTCCCATTCACCAAAATTTTACTAACCTCTTTACCATTAACCGTTATCTTTCCATTTTCATCAACCTCAACTCCAGGGAGCAATTTTAATAAATCCTCAACATTGGCATCCTTTTTTGTTTTAAAGGATTTTACATTGAATTCTAAAGTGTCCTGCTTTATCGTAATAGGCGCCCTACTCTTAATGACAACCTCGTCTAGCGCATTAGCGTCAACCATCATGCGTATGGTTTCAAGTTTAATATCTGAAGTATTTATATCAATAACCTTTGCAAAGGTCTTGTAGCCTACATAGGATACAAATAGTTGCAGCTTCACATCAGACGTTTTGTCTTCTAAAAAAAACACCCCGTTCTTATCTGTAATCGTGTAGCTTACCAAAGAACTATCTTGTAATCGCTCCAAATAAACCGTAGCAGATTCAAGCGGTTTTTAATCATCTTCTGAAATTAATTCGCCTGTAATTGAAAATGATTTAGTTTGTGAAAATGATAGCGATGCCCATAGCAGAGCTATACCTAAAAGAAAGAATCTCATATAGATTTGATGATTGATGATTAGCGTTTTTTGTTGTCACAATTTTCGTACCAAAACGCTAATTTAAATCAAATGCTATAGGAAAGTCTTAAAGAAATCCTAAAATCAATAAAAAAAGATCTTACTTCTTCCGCATATAAACACT encodes the following:
- a CDS encoding TPM domain-containing protein, which gives rise to MKPLFLGILFTIFSVSIGFAQYDIPEIPKEQTSVYDYINLLTPSQATSLEQKLIRYSDTTSTQIVVAIISTSKGENIGLLAPRWAQKWGIGQAKEDNGVFILLAKEDRKIWISPGYGVEDRLTAGIVGQLTRDVIIPEFKRDDYYSGLDKGSDAIFEVLTGAYQGTRKVSNNDGPPIGFGVLLFIVFIIIILSISKNRRGGGKGGNRGNRSKGISILEAIILSNMGRGNYRGGSSGGFGGSSGGGFGGGGFGGGFGGGGFSGGGAGGSW
- a CDS encoding LemA family protein, with the translated sequence MKKWLIPVIVIAVIIFGLYSWGKNFNNTAVNLNENVKEAWGNVQTSYQRRNDLIGNLVNTVKGAADFEKSTLEAVIKARSQATQTTIDPSNITPEQLQQFNEAQGGLSSALSRLLVTVERYPELKANQNFLKLQDELTSTENTIQTARTRYNEAIKPYNVHVNTFPNTILAGILNFDEKPYFDAEAGAEKPVEVEFDFK
- a CDS encoding outer membrane beta-barrel protein — its product is MERLQDSSLVSYTITDKNGVFFLEDKTSDVKLQLFVSYVGYKTFAKVIDINTSDIKLETIRMMVDANALDEVVIKSRAPITIKQDTLEFNVKSFKTKKDANVEDLLKLLPGVEVDENGKITVNGKEVSKILVNGKPFFGNDPTITTRNLTKEIIEKIQVVDTKTKAQAFSGEDGDDESKTINLTIKEENNKGVFGRVSAGAGTEETYEFAGMFNRFDNDQRISVLVGGNNTNSPGFSFGEISKMFGRGNAVSFNSNGSFNIDGRSFGGGQGITASKNSGVNYADVLSEGVDVSADYFYSGSDSDNVTTTERENILPDARYFTTSESRSFNRSDNHSANLEFDIEIDSTLLINIEPSLRYSKNRNEFSRSETSRDADNVLNNDSETESVVETSGRNFSNDIDITKKFGSKGAYLEFSIENEINSRDTDDFLNSETNVYGDTPNNTLRDQYTDGENKTNTFGTEINYNLPLIAKELFLNFEYRYNRDKRSDKQSTFDKDINGDYNVFNIDLSTDFEYVDAVQKPAISINYRNKKWSARFKTSYVFRTLENTDFLRPESNLKRDFEAVELRARFNYRFSPKSSVYASYRLNNNPPQLNQLQAFQNVSDPLNTVVGNPNLKPVNNHRMYAGYNNYDFQKGTGFYSWFNGQITDNQVVSNTTIDENFVRRTTYTNVDGNYRIGGGVNYTKSVKMDTLRTIKYGAGIYTNINRNVNFNNGVQYASNVQSLSPNINVLFTWKDIMEFRPRYSINFTKNTYDIPSFEDREFLYHSLNLGTATFFPKHFEWRNEIQYNYNPNIADGFQKSAWFWNSTLAYSLLKDQATLTLKAYDVLNQNTNARRTATENYIQDSQSTVLQQYFMLSFSWKFNSLGKKGETNDGGHFYRF
- a CDS encoding MerR family transcriptional regulator, which gives rise to MYIDLPEKRYYSIGEVAKAFGVNTSLIRFWEKEFDVLKPKKNAKGNRKFTPEDIKNLKFIYHLVKERGFTLEGAKIHLKEDKQAALNNFEIISKLEDVKNQLIKIKQHL
- a CDS encoding TPM domain-containing protein, whose translation is MSKIEDFLSVEEEQEIIEAIRVAEKNTSGEIRVHIEKSSTLDAFDRAMELFHVLKMDNTKLSNGVLIYVAVEDKTFVIYGDKGINDVVSPDFWDSTKDVMQNHFKSGHFKQGLLEGILKAGEQLQKYFPWQHDDVNELPNDISKG
- a CDS encoding M23 family metallopeptidase, which gives rise to MSKVKYYYDSESLSYRKIERKKRTTFKYGFMFILATSLFAFIFVFIAGQYLESPKEKALKRELHNAQLQFELLNKKMDAAAAVLANVAERDNNIYRLYFEANPIPDEQRKAGFGGINRYKNLEGFDNSKLIIESHKRLDILQKQIVVQSKSLDEIAILAKEKEKLLAAIPAIQPVSNEELSRMASGYGMRSDPFTKVRKMHWGMDFTAPRGTPIYASGDGVVVRADAGSTGYGKHIRIDHGYGYTSLYAHLYKYNVRKNQKVKRGDLIGFVGSTGRSQAPHLHYEIFKDGDRINPINFYYGSLTAEEFNDLLKRATLENQSLD